A single window of Pirellulales bacterium DNA harbors:
- a CDS encoding polysaccharide deacetylase family protein → MQAASKSIPREPSFKDWCRHKAAQIGAVLTRLHRAPTDAFAIITYHRIAPRIAGTPAPTINVAPDRFRTQIAGLQQRGYVIRSLAEMVRLKRLGLPIPPRTVVLTFDDGFASVYRHAWPILQELQAPATLFLCTAFLDSDAPFPFDPWAKAYRDRVPAESWRPLRSEECREMLAGGLIEFGAHTHTHQDFRSRPEDLADDLHACQRILRDKFRAIELGFAFPYGYYDEGLMDVVRDAKLTCALTVDSWLVTRDADPFGWGRFTAHAWDTPGTLAAKCDGWYSRLLGGYHACMDTGRRVAGRSPRKISRPTAIRPSNKTASDCLR, encoded by the coding sequence ATGCAAGCCGCAAGTAAATCGATCCCCAGAGAGCCGTCGTTCAAGGATTGGTGCCGGCACAAGGCCGCGCAGATCGGCGCGGTGCTCACGCGCCTTCACCGCGCCCCGACCGATGCGTTTGCCATTATCACCTACCACCGGATCGCGCCTCGGATTGCCGGTACCCCCGCCCCGACGATCAACGTCGCCCCCGACCGATTTCGCACGCAAATTGCCGGATTGCAGCAGCGCGGCTACGTCATTCGTTCGCTGGCAGAAATGGTGCGGCTCAAGCGGCTCGGATTGCCGATACCACCGCGGACGGTGGTGCTGACGTTCGACGATGGCTTTGCCTCGGTCTACCGACACGCCTGGCCGATTCTGCAGGAATTGCAAGCGCCGGCGACGCTGTTTCTCTGCACCGCGTTTCTGGACAGCGACGCGCCGTTCCCCTTCGATCCTTGGGCAAAGGCCTACCGCGATCGCGTTCCTGCGGAAAGTTGGCGGCCATTGCGGAGCGAGGAATGCCGGGAAATGCTCGCCGGCGGTTTGATCGAATTCGGCGCGCACACGCACACGCATCAAGACTTCCGCTCGCGCCCCGAAGACTTGGCCGACGACTTGCACGCCTGCCAGCGCATTCTGCGCGACAAGTTTCGAGCGATCGAACTCGGCTTCGCGTTTCCGTATGGGTATTACGACGAAGGGCTGATGGATGTCGTGCGCGACGCCAAGCTCACCTGCGCTTTGACCGTCGATAGTTGGCTTGTGACACGCGACGCCGATCCGTTTGGATGGGGACGGTTCACGGCCCACGCATGGGACACGCCCGGCACGTTGGCCGCGAAGTGCGACGGTTGGTATAGCCGGCTGCTCGGCGGCTACCACGCCTGCATGGACACGGGCCGACGCGTGGCAGGCCGGTCTCCGCGAAAAATCTCCCGCCCAACTGCAATTCGGCCGTCGAACAAAACCGCTTCGGATTGTCTTCGATGA
- a CDS encoding lipopolysaccharide biosynthesis protein yields the protein MSNPDASIELEATARLSLREQLAGVARYWCGATARKAVVALADQVIVSGASFFTTVLIGRICGPRELGFYSLAFAIVVLLYTVQQSVVTVPYTIYVHRLPREVRRDYSGGILAHCGLLAMASAAGLACAAVLGMLGVGPAELTPVFGVLAATVPFLLLRDFGRRLAFADLRINRAFWLDAVVVGLQLLLVGGLAVGGRLSAAAAFVAAGVSCGLVAVAWLYSVRSQFALGWNSTRQAWQQNWGFSKWVLADQTATTLNTYVMHWLLAILFGIAATGLFAACATILCVLNPIVLGLNNVLMPRVAIAIAAGSAAELRRVLWKSTLVITATTALFCGTLLLFGPRIMGLLYGAAYAGQSQTVSVLAIDMLVSSLAMAPAYALWARERSRTLFQVRVLRIAIAVVVSLCLAASLGPIAAAYGLLVGSIVATTLTCWLHYKMSAMNGTHRPLQPMGGMDAGAMESDRIASTNI from the coding sequence ATGAGCAACCCCGACGCGTCGATCGAACTGGAGGCGACTGCCCGGCTTTCGCTCCGCGAACAACTGGCCGGCGTGGCGCGGTATTGGTGTGGCGCCACTGCGCGCAAGGCGGTGGTGGCATTGGCCGATCAGGTGATCGTCAGCGGCGCGAGTTTTTTTACGACCGTGTTGATCGGCCGGATCTGCGGGCCAAGGGAATTGGGATTCTATTCTCTGGCGTTCGCGATCGTCGTGCTGCTGTACACGGTGCAGCAATCGGTGGTCACCGTGCCGTATACGATTTACGTACACCGTCTTCCACGCGAGGTGCGCCGGGATTATTCCGGCGGCATACTCGCCCACTGCGGATTGCTCGCGATGGCGTCGGCGGCCGGTTTGGCGTGCGCCGCGGTGCTCGGCATGCTGGGGGTTGGTCCGGCGGAATTGACACCCGTCTTTGGCGTGCTTGCCGCGACCGTTCCATTTCTCTTGCTCCGCGATTTCGGACGTCGCCTGGCTTTTGCCGATCTGCGGATAAATCGCGCGTTCTGGCTCGACGCGGTCGTGGTCGGCTTGCAACTGCTGTTGGTGGGCGGATTGGCCGTCGGCGGCCGGCTTTCTGCGGCGGCGGCTTTTGTCGCCGCGGGCGTGAGCTGCGGATTGGTTGCGGTCGCCTGGCTCTATTCGGTCCGATCGCAATTCGCTTTGGGATGGAACTCGACTCGGCAAGCATGGCAGCAAAACTGGGGCTTTTCCAAATGGGTCCTCGCCGATCAAACCGCTACGACCCTGAACACCTATGTCATGCATTGGCTGTTGGCGATCTTATTCGGCATCGCCGCGACGGGATTGTTCGCCGCCTGCGCGACAATTCTGTGCGTGCTCAATCCGATCGTTCTGGGCCTCAACAATGTGCTGATGCCGCGCGTGGCGATCGCCATTGCCGCCGGTAGTGCTGCCGAATTGCGGCGCGTGCTTTGGAAATCGACACTCGTGATCACCGCCACGACGGCGCTCTTCTGCGGCACGCTTCTCCTGTTCGGGCCACGAATCATGGGGCTTCTTTATGGCGCGGCCTACGCGGGCCAATCGCAAACGGTGTCGGTGCTCGCGATCGATATGCTCGTTTCGAGCCTGGCAATGGCCCCTGCCTATGCCCTATGGGCCCGGGAACGGTCGCGAACCCTATTTCAAGTGCGCGTGCTGCGGATCGCGATCGCCGTCGTCGTTAGCCTATGCCTGGCGGCGTCGCTCGGACCGATCGCCGCGGCATATGGCCTCCTCGTCGGCAGCATCGTCGCAACGACACTTACCTGTTGGCTTCATTACAAGATGTCGGCCATGAACGGCACACACCGGCCTCTACAGCCGATGGGAGGCATGGATGCAGGGGCTATGGAATCGGACCGTATCGCTTCAACGAACATTTGA
- a CDS encoding amino acid adenylation domain-containing protein, whose product MQQDLLTSEMIAPPKPPDVQLGPRSIVSRITGHAAARPRHAAVVDDGSAITYRELDILSRRLAATLIDAGAGPDCCVGLFLDRSVEFVIAALAALRAGAAYLPLDPCTPADRAAAILADAGASVLLTHRRKTRDWPNGLWRIVEIDDAPDASARDDSMEISAADIASAATGPLEAEPESLAYIVYTSGSSGRPKGVEITHANLLNLIEWHQAAFEITSSDRASQIAGLGFDATAWEIWPHLTAGATLYIADEMTRRSPQTLRDWLVAMRITVGFAPTILAEQLLQARWPEETSLRLLLTGADVLHRRPPAGLPFVLVNNYGPTECTVVATSGTVSPDTDIAGPPSIGRPIDNATALILDEHLRPVPPGEAGELCLAGALVGRGYRNLPQLTASRFVDYVDPSGMPTRIYRTGDRARLLANGEIAFLGRLDAQIKIRGYRIEPGEIVAWLDRFPGVDASAVAAVDSAAAGNASETNGARGPVLIGWIVPAHDAKFTAGDLREFLAGRLPDYMIPAQFVRVAELPLNANGKLEKAALPPPSAENLLPNREAASMPAACDTATHSHEPIGAGHTQQQIGELVASLLGQPDVAADDNFFMIGGHSMLGVQLVARIRDLFGVKLTLRQLFTAPTVAALSAEVVRLIEANHG is encoded by the coding sequence ATGCAGCAGGATCTGTTGACATCCGAGATGATCGCACCACCGAAACCGCCGGACGTCCAACTCGGCCCGCGTTCGATCGTATCGCGGATCACGGGCCATGCCGCGGCCAGGCCACGCCACGCCGCGGTCGTTGACGACGGGAGCGCTATTACCTATCGGGAACTCGACATTCTTTCGCGGCGTTTGGCGGCGACTTTGATCGACGCCGGCGCGGGGCCCGATTGCTGCGTCGGATTGTTTCTCGATCGGTCGGTCGAATTCGTGATCGCGGCGCTTGCAGCGCTTCGGGCGGGGGCAGCCTATTTGCCGCTCGATCCCTGTACGCCCGCCGACCGAGCCGCGGCGATTCTGGCCGATGCCGGCGCGTCCGTCCTGCTCACACATCGCCGCAAAACGCGCGACTGGCCAAATGGTCTCTGGCGCATCGTCGAAATCGATGACGCTCCGGATGCATCGGCCCGCGACGATTCGATGGAAATAAGTGCGGCCGATATCGCTTCCGCTGCCACTGGCCCGCTCGAAGCGGAGCCTGAAAGCCTGGCATACATCGTCTACACCTCAGGCTCTTCCGGCCGGCCAAAGGGTGTAGAAATCACTCATGCGAATTTGCTCAACCTCATCGAATGGCATCAGGCGGCCTTCGAGATCACGAGTTCCGATCGCGCCAGCCAGATCGCGGGCCTGGGATTCGATGCGACGGCGTGGGAAATCTGGCCCCATCTCACGGCCGGAGCGACCCTCTACATTGCCGATGAAATGACGCGGCGTTCGCCGCAAACGCTTCGCGACTGGCTCGTCGCGATGAGAATCACCGTCGGCTTCGCTCCGACCATTTTGGCCGAACAATTGCTGCAAGCCCGGTGGCCCGAAGAAACCTCCTTGCGGCTGCTGCTGACGGGCGCCGATGTGCTCCACCGCCGGCCCCCCGCCGGGCTGCCGTTTGTCTTGGTCAACAACTACGGGCCGACCGAATGCACGGTGGTGGCTACCTCCGGAACCGTTTCTCCCGATACGGATATTGCAGGCCCGCCTTCGATCGGCCGCCCGATCGACAATGCCACCGCGCTGATTCTCGACGAACATCTGCGGCCGGTTCCGCCGGGCGAAGCGGGAGAGCTTTGCCTTGCAGGGGCTTTGGTCGGTCGCGGCTATCGCAACTTGCCTCAGCTTACAGCCAGCCGATTTGTCGATTATGTGGATCCTTCGGGCATGCCGACACGCATCTATCGCACCGGCGACCGAGCACGGCTTTTGGCGAACGGCGAGATCGCATTTCTCGGCCGGCTCGACGCGCAAATCAAGATTCGCGGCTATCGCATCGAGCCCGGCGAAATCGTCGCTTGGCTCGATCGTTTTCCGGGCGTGGATGCAAGCGCGGTCGCGGCCGTCGATAGCGCCGCGGCAGGCAATGCGTCTGAAACGAACGGCGCTCGAGGTCCGGTGCTGATCGGATGGATCGTGCCGGCCCACGATGCGAAATTCACGGCCGGCGACCTGCGCGAGTTTCTTGCCGGGCGGCTCCCCGACTACATGATTCCCGCGCAGTTTGTTCGGGTCGCCGAATTGCCGTTGAACGCAAACGGCAAACTGGAAAAAGCGGCGCTACCGCCGCCCTCGGCAGAAAACCTGTTGCCGAATCGCGAAGCCGCTTCAATGCCCGCCGCATGCGACACCGCGACGCATTCCCACGAGCCCATCGGCGCGGGCCACACGCAGCAACAGATCGGCGAGCTTGTCGCTTCGCTGTTGGGCCAGCCCGACGTCGCTGCGGACGACAATTTCTTCATGATCGGGGGCCACTCGATGCTCGGGGTGCAGTTGGTGGCTCGCATCCGCGACCTGTTCGGAGTGAAATTGACCCTGCGGCAACTGTTCACCGCGCCGACGGTCGCCGCGCTGTCTGCCGAAGTCGTGCGGCTCATCGAGGCAAACCATGGCTGA
- a CDS encoding cytochrome P450, with amino-acid sequence MADTSAEAPLSLYHLLDPEVLADPYPLYRRLRSESPVHWDPYLHAWIVTRYADVITVLTRFSAERAPSPEYFEALGAPEVSPVARLMVKQMLFRDAPAHTRLRKLASGAFLPARVRVLRDHIQEIAAKLIDDIQSRGNGEFDLLADFAEPLPAIVTTEMLGVPVEDHGRLKTWSATFAEMLGNFQHNPDRLPAVLEAVECLTAYFQDAINRQRKRPCEGLLNVLLTSEVDGDRLSDEEVIANCIVTMVGGLETTTNLIGNGMLSLLRNPRHLARLRDEPEIMPAAVEELLRYESPSQHTARLAPDDVELGGKWIRRRQAVIAVMAAGNRDPQRFPDPDTLDFDRPDNRHLAFGWAAHFCFGAPLARIEGHIAFESLLRRFSELRLTGEPLVWRENLGLRGLKALPLRYVPAAHAR; translated from the coding sequence ATGGCTGACACGAGCGCCGAAGCACCGTTGAGCCTCTATCATCTGCTGGACCCGGAGGTTCTCGCCGACCCCTATCCGCTCTATCGCCGGCTGCGGTCGGAATCGCCCGTTCATTGGGATCCATACTTGCATGCCTGGATCGTGACGCGTTACGCCGACGTGATAACGGTGCTGACGCGATTTTCCGCCGAGCGGGCGCCTTCGCCGGAATATTTCGAGGCCCTCGGCGCCCCCGAGGTCAGCCCGGTTGCGAGGCTGATGGTCAAGCAAATGCTCTTTCGCGACGCGCCTGCTCATACGCGCTTGCGCAAGCTCGCGAGCGGGGCATTCCTGCCGGCGCGGGTGCGCGTGCTGCGCGATCATATCCAGGAAATCGCGGCGAAATTGATCGACGACATCCAATCCCGCGGGAACGGGGAATTCGATCTATTGGCCGACTTCGCCGAACCATTGCCGGCCATCGTCACCACTGAAATGCTCGGCGTGCCGGTCGAGGATCATGGGCGCTTGAAGACCTGGTCGGCCACGTTCGCCGAAATGCTCGGCAACTTCCAACACAATCCCGACCGGCTTCCCGCCGTGCTCGAGGCGGTCGAATGCCTGACCGCCTATTTTCAAGATGCCATCAACCGGCAGCGAAAACGGCCTTGCGAGGGGCTCCTGAACGTGCTCTTGACCAGCGAAGTCGACGGCGACCGCTTGAGCGACGAAGAAGTGATCGCCAATTGCATTGTGACCATGGTCGGCGGGTTGGAAACGACGACCAATCTCATCGGCAACGGCATGCTTTCGCTGTTGCGAAATCCACGACACTTGGCCCGCCTGCGAGACGAGCCCGAGATCATGCCGGCCGCGGTCGAAGAACTTCTGCGCTATGAGAGCCCGAGCCAGCACACGGCCCGGCTCGCGCCGGACGATGTCGAGTTGGGCGGCAAATGGATTCGCCGGCGGCAAGCCGTGATCGCCGTGATGGCGGCCGGCAACCGCGATCCGCAGCGGTTTCCCGATCCCGACACGCTTGATTTCGATCGGCCCGACAATCGGCATTTGGCGTTCGGCTGGGCGGCGCACTTCTGCTTTGGCGCCCCGTTGGCTCGCATCGAAGGCCACATTGCATTCGAGTCGCTGCTGCGTCGTTTTTCCGAGCTTCGGCTGACCGGCGAACCGCTCGTGTGGCGCGAGAACCTCGGCCTGCGCGGCCTGAAGGCGTTGCCCTTGCGTTATGTTCCCGCGGCTCATGCGCGCTGA